DNA sequence from the Oncorhynchus clarkii lewisi isolate Uvic-CL-2024 chromosome 9, UVic_Ocla_1.0, whole genome shotgun sequence genome:
CAGGAAGGTGTACACCACAAACGCCACTGACCATGCAGCCTCAGGCCACAGGAAGTTGCAGTCCACGCCGCCATCCTGCGCCGGGACCGTGTCAGCAAAGATGATGATGGGAAGGATGACGAGGAGCGAGAGGCCCCACACGCAGACGTTGACCACCTTTGCCACGGTGGGACGGCGGTAGCGGGCAGCCTTGATAGGGTGAACCACGGCCACATATCGATCCACGCTCAACACCGTCAGACAGAAGATAGATGTAAACATGTTGATGCCGTCCACGCTCAACACCAGACGGCACATGAGCGAGCCAAACGGCCAATGACGTACAGCCGCTGAAGTCGCCAAGAACGGAACACTCAACATAAACAGTTCATCTGCAATTGCCAGATTTAATATATAAATATTGGTGGCAGTTTTCATCTTGGCGTATTTGAGGATGACATAGATGACCATGGCATTGCCTGTAAGACCCACACAGCAGACCAGTGCGTAGATGGAGGGGATGATGATCTTACTGGCATCAAGTTCCTGGTCGTAGTCCTCATAGTCTAGGCTGGAGTTGTAGGGAAGGCCGGTGGGGTATTCTGGGTAGTCACCGGACCGGTTGGTGGCCATGTTTTCCATTTGACCAGTTTTCCTCAGTTTTTGCCTCTCCTAGGCCCCTTGGAACTAAGATGCGACTTCGTGTGTATGTTTTCCTATTCAGTCCAGTCTGTCATACCTACGGATTTGAGTCTCTCAGTCCCATTATAGAATATAGTACTCTTCTCAATGCTCTTAGCTGGCTCTCTGTTAACACCAAAGTGTTGCTTTAGTACAATGTATCATGGATCTCTGTTAAACTCCTTTCATAATTGGTTCAAAAAGAATGGATAGAGCAGAGTTGTTCTCACTATGGAACCCTGAAGTTCACTTCTGCTTTGTTCTGATTTTCTGGTGTTAATAGCTGAAGTGTCATTGACTTCCGTTATATTCCTTTGATAAATGGGTCAAAAAGGAGTGATGAAGGAGCAGTGGGAGCGTGAAAGATCCTATTTTTTGTAGCGGTGCAGCTCTGAAGAGACAGGAGGGAATGTAATGTCTGTAAAGTGTTATTCTCCAACCTCACGGTCCACATGCAACATAGAGGGGGTTAACCTAAACCAAATCAGAGTCCTTGAGTCTCTCAATTCTCCTGTTGCTCTGTTTCTCATGGATTTCTCATTATAGAGCCCAGCCTTGGTAGTTTCTACTCTCCACTGACTGAAGCAATTTGTGTCCTTAGGCTGAAACGCCCTCATCCACGGATGAATTCTTGGCAGCCAAATGTGTAACATTCCATATTCATTCACAAATAAACTCACATCTTACTACCCATCTGTTTGCAGGTGGTGAAATCAGGGCGAGGTTTCTGGGTCTCATTCAAACACAAGGAACCTCGGCAAGGGAGAACATTCATTTCTCTTGATTTAGAATGTCCTATTGGAAGGAATTGGACCTGGAGTGGTTGGGAGTTGCCCTGTTCTGTCTGGTTTATCCCAGCTAGCCGAATGGCACACTCATCAGGAGTGGTCTTTGGTAAGAGGTGCTGTGGGGAATTCTACACTTTCACCATTCCATGTTTCTGTTTCCGTGGTGATAGAGGGGAGCGGGTTCTCACGGGTGGTCATTCAGTCGCTACACCCCGGCTGAACAAGTACATGACAATTCCTGGCTTTGATACGAGCTCATCCCCGGGATACGTTTACACTCCCGTTTTCTTTGAGTCGGCTCCAGGGTGCCTGTAAGAAAACACAAAAGAGCAATCACTTGTTTATTCTGGAAAGGAACTCCAAACAAAACATGAGAAGAGCTCTGGCTCTAAGAACGCTGGGTTTTCACAAGAGGTAGCTATCACGTGTCAATAGCAATTAATGGCATTGTTTGTTCTTTCCATTCATGTTTCGCTTGCAGTTTGTGATTCATTTGAAAGACACGTTTTGCCCTTCGATAGCTGATTGAATACTGAGGCGTTGCGGTCTCTCTGCACCTGAACGGAACAGAAACTAGGATTCCATTTCGCCTCCGTATTCCCCAGATGTGACACCAGCATGACGTTCAAAAAATTCCCCGTCTTGTTTGTACAAAATGAAAAAGGTTCCAGCAGAAATGGTATGAGGGGGGAATACATCTGCCACATGTATCGCTTGGCTTGTtagtatgtgagtgtgtgcgtgaaCCTATGCAAGGTCACTGCTCTCCTCGTCCAATTACAGCCGGatgcgagaggcagagagacaccTTTGACACTTATTTACTTTCTGACAATGAGCAAACATCTAAGGAAAAAAGAAAGGCAAAAAATAAAACAGTTGAGATGTTCACGGCTGTCTAAACAAGAAAAAGGAGAAAAATATGGGAATATGGACTGAACAAACACCCTCTccgcctccttctctctccatcctcctttccatccctctcctccattctccaaACAACAGAACATCAAAAACGGGCCCAGTCTAATAGAAAGCAGGAAGCTAATTGCATTCGTGGCTGGAATAGGAAACGTTGTTTGAATGCCAGTTTTCCTCTATTACGGTAGTCAGGGGAGGGGGCAATCATGGTTCATCTAAAAGTCAACTGAAAGCACTGTGAgtagaataaataaatatagatAAATATGCCGTTTAGTAGACACAGAATACCACAGAATACCGAAAGTAAAGCGAAATGTGTAAACAATGTGTCTGATATGTCCAGGAGCGTGAACCGCATAGATATTGTGATTGTGTCACCTGTTGCGGCTTTAAAGCTGAagctatacactgagtatacaaaacattaggaacactggcTCTTTCCCCATGacaggctgaccaggtgaatccaggtgaaagctatgatcccttattgatgtcaatcggtgtagatgaaggggaggagacaggttaaagaatgatttttaagccttgatacaattgagacatggattgcgtaAGATCTAAGTGCTTCTGAAcggggatatggtagtaggtatcaggcgcatcggtttgtgtcaagaactgcaacgctgctgggtttttggcGCTCAACAgtgtatgaagaatggtccaccaaacGACATCCAAAGTAAggggtgcaattcaatattaggaaggtgtgccTAATACTTGGTATACTCACTgtacatctgctgtgtgtgtgtgtgagactgcgTGTGACactgcgttgtgtgtgtgtgtgtatatatttaggTGTCTACCTATTTATGACTGTctagtgtctgtgtgagtggcaGGGAGAGAAGGATCAGTACAGATAAGAAGAGAGCATAAACACTGGGGCTGTATTGCTGATCTTTATCACCAACTGTCTCAAAtcatttattgtttattttagtGTCACCTTCTTCCCTTCCGTGTTGCCTGAGTCATGGTGCCAATTTGTCAATGGTGATGATATCTACTCAATGTGGTGCTAGACTGTCGAGCCTGCTTAACAGGGTTGAGCTGAAGGtatagggtgaagttgcccctagactgATTTCAAATTAGTACGTTATTTTTAATCTaatagttaaggttaggatttgggcAGGGCAATCTGATCTTGTACCCACAGCGGAGTGGTAGAACATGATGCACTGTCTGGGATGAAGCGTAGATATAGGTTAACTAGAACAGGACGAGAAATAATTAAGATCTTGGATTAGCAATAGAGGCTCTACTCTCTTAGAGAAAAAGGGTTACAAAAGGGTTTTGCGGCTGTCCTCGTAGGATAacccatttttggttccagatagaaccctttttggtttcagggagaactattttgggttccaagtagaaccctctgtgtaaaaggattctacctggaaccaaaatatttctacctggaaccaaaaggggttcttcaaagggttctcctatggggacagctgatgaaccctttttggttccagatagcaCCAGAGTGTATTTCTTCTAAGGGTGTATGCAGGGCTTTGAAGGGGAAGACTGACGTCAAGCGCTCGAAAGCAAAGAGAGTCTTTATGCCGAGCTTGTTCTCTGAACACTCAGCAAGACAGATGTTGATGaatgtaggagaggagagagtgaggggagacagacagctggagAAGAGAGGATAAGAAGCCTGCGTCGAGCAATGATagaagacagagagcgagagagagagtgcgagagagaaaaagatagagagcgagagaaaacacagagaaaaatagAGGGAGGGTGAGATTAAAACAGCAGGAGAAAGACACATGCAAATGGTGTAAATGCAtgagggagagggcagagagagagagagaatggctgAGCAAGAGAACGCAAGCAAGAGCGAGACAAACAGCAGTACAGAATGACATgcaaaggatatttttttcatgagggaaagagaaaggctgtgagagagagaatgagagaaagagagcaagaaatGAACAGCATCAGGTCCCAGCTGGACAATATCTCACATCCTGTAGAACCCAACGTGGATTAAACCCCAAGCTCTGAGACACGATAGTAGAGGGCCACAGTTAGACAAGGGCTTCAACACTATTCCTGATGACCAATAGAACTCAGAGACTCTCCTGCTACACTGGGGTCGACACAAAGTCATGCATCTACTACCTTATCACTACTACCCCCATGCAGGATACATTAAGACCATTGCATATAAGAATTTCTCTCCtgctgtttctctcactctctctctctctttgccttgcTCACCCCTTACTATTTCTCCGTCACTCCTCTCTCACCTCATCTCTCTTCCCCTGCTCTTCCATCTGTCTCCCTGTTCCTCTATTTCTTCCAACACTCAATTTCTCTCCCCGTTTCCTTCGTCTCgtgctttcctttctctctctctctctctctctctctctctctctctctctctctctctctctgtctgtctgtctgtctgtctgtctgtctgtctgtctgtctgtctgtctgtctgtctgtctgtctgtctgtctgtctgtctgtctgtctgtctgtctgtctgtctgtctgtctgtctgtctgtctctctctctctctctctctctctctctctctctctctctctctctctctctctctctctctctctctctctctgtgtgtgtcaaaGCAGAGTGACGCTGCTCCTGAAATTGGAAGTTCAATCCACCTTGACTCCCAGGACACGGGCAGTAGAATCCCTCAGTAGCACAGATCTCTGATTGTGTGTCCATCGGAGTGTGCTAAAATGACCACCTTTGAAGTTGACAGGCAATGTAATGGTGTTTTATGTTCCCGAATGGACATTGTATTATCATAAACTATCCGAAAGGCAGTGCAGGATTTGGCAATGGCTAGCTGGTCAAGGCACAGCACAGATGATACAAATATACCAATACCGTCAAAGTCCATGTTGATCTTTCATTGAGCAGTACATCGTTAGTCATGTCTATAGTGCTTTTGAAATGCTAAATGAGTTgtgtgacacaaacacacacacacacactggttcatTACCATACCTCCATAGCAGCTCTAAAGGCTTATTTCCTTTCGCGTCTTGCATAATTCTATTTGCTTTGGAAAATAAATGCTACAAAAGGTCATATCTCCTGCTTTAATGATTTTCCCCCTTCATTTTTTTCTCCTACTACTCAATTTAGGACCAAATTGGCTTCTAGCCACATCATAGTAGTACATACGAAATTGCTCCTTCATAAATGTTCCCTGTATTTTGTTATAATCAGGTGGGCAGATTACAAAGTAGTGGGAAAACGAACTGTGGGGAGAAAATAACTATATTAAGGGACGTTCATTTGTACACGCCGCATGGTTCCACTGGCTTAAGGTACTCTGTGAGCCTCGGGCCTTTTCTCATCTCATGTACAATATCTGCATTTCACAACACAGAAAAGTGCTGTGATTCAATATAGAAAAAAAGctcagcctcccgagtggcgcagtggtctaaggctagctgtgccactagagattctgggttcgagtcgggtcgggcgcaatgcacgctgacacggtcgccaggtgtatggtattttccccgagtccgtacgggagttgcagcgatgagacaagactgtaactaccaatcggataccatgaaattggggagaaaaaagggtaaaaaaaaatgaatataataataataattatattaaATACTAAATAAAAGCTCAGTCAGGTCACTGGCGTAACGCAGTTTCTCTGGACCCCCGCAAGGTCGTAGTTCATCTCCCCCCCACTAAAGATGATAATCTGTTTGCATCTGCCAATTTATTGTCTGTCCAGACGACCTGTCCCCAGAGCTTCCGATACAGTTCATCTCTttctgtaatacagtatgttgatgCCACCAAT
Encoded proteins:
- the LOC139417197 gene encoding somatostatin receptor type 1-like — encoded protein: MENMATNRSGDYPEYPTGLPYNSSLDYEDYDQELDASKIIIPSIYALVCCVGLTGNAMVIYVILKYAKMKTATNIYILNLAIADELFMLSVPFLATSAAVRHWPFGSLMCRLVLSVDGINMFTSIFCLTVLSVDRYVAVVHPIKAARYRRPTVAKVVNVCVWGLSLLVILPIIIFADTVPAQDGGVDCNFLWPEAAWSVAFVVYTFLLGFLLPVGAICLCYCLMVARMRAVGLKAGWLQRRRSEKKITRMVLCIVAVFVLCWMPFYIVQLVSVFHRPPDAMVTQLFVILSYANSGANPILYGFVSDNFRRSFQRIVCFRWLESGLDGEQVDYRAVALKRQATNGQKDFPKECLASGMVFRNGTCTSRTTTL